From the genome of Nicotiana tabacum cultivar K326 chromosome 17, ASM71507v2, whole genome shotgun sequence:
GTTGATGCAACTTTTTTGAAGTCAAAATATCgtggtgttttaatgatttcagTTTCAAAGGATGCAAATAACCAAATATTCTCACTAGCCTTTGGAATTGTAGAATCTGAAAATAACAATTCCTATGAGTGGTACTTTAGTGAGCTTCACAATGCAATTGGGAGCCGtgacaatttaatttttttatcatgCAGGCATCAATCTATTACACATGGCATTGCAAAGGTATATCCTGAAAGCCACCATGGGATTTGTATCTATCATTTAGAGCAGAACCTAAAGCGAAGGAAAGTGAAAAGTGAGGTCATAAAACTTTTTTAAAGTGCTGCAAGAGTATATAGGCGCAAAGAATTTGATTTATACATGTCAGATATAGCAAAAGTTGATAAGAAGACTTTTGACTACTTGATGGAAGAACCACCGGAAAGGTGGGCACGTTCTTGTAGTCCA
Proteins encoded in this window:
- the LOC142171672 gene encoding protein FAR-RED ELONGATED HYPOCOTYL 3-like — encoded protein: MAEMQKMHGLNIGYHKAWRAIQRASALIRGTPEESYKLLSSYLYMMKSKNPGTYTNIKIDDNNRFLYMFYTYASSIAGWNHCRPVIAVDATFLKSKYRGVLMISVSKDANNQIFSLAFGIVESENNNSYEWHQSITHGIAKVYPESHHGIYIAKVDKKTFDYLMEEPPERWARSCSPR